A portion of the Chloroflexota bacterium genome contains these proteins:
- a CDS encoding glycosyltransferase family 2 protein, translated as SVVIVNYNTKALLRDCLRSVLGSRGLDAFAVIVVDNASTDGSADMVRQEFPQVHLIASPVNGGYSYANNLGLQAAPPSRYYLLLNPDTVVPPSALADMVAYMDSRPDAGVAGPRLVLADGSLDLACRRGFPTPAVSLYRLSGLSRLFPKSRRFGRYNMTFLDPDDEAEVDSVVGAFMMVRAEAMEQAGLLDETFFMYGEDLDWAYRIRQKGWKVYYNPAVTVLHYKRAASRHSRRAQFEFQRAMYIFYRKHYAASTNRVLHFLILCGLVLRGGLPMLREILGRPQAATTKETPA; from the coding sequence TGTCTGTTGTGATCGTCAACTACAATACGAAGGCGCTCCTGCGCGACTGCCTGCGCTCCGTGCTGGGGAGCCGCGGGCTGGACGCTTTTGCCGTGATCGTCGTGGACAACGCCTCCACCGACGGCAGCGCCGACATGGTGCGCCAGGAGTTCCCGCAGGTGCATCTCATTGCCAGCCCTGTCAACGGCGGGTACTCGTATGCCAACAATCTGGGCCTGCAGGCGGCCCCGCCCTCGCGCTACTACCTGCTGCTGAACCCCGATACGGTGGTGCCGCCTTCGGCCCTGGCCGACATGGTGGCCTACATGGATTCCAGGCCCGACGCGGGGGTCGCGGGGCCGCGCCTGGTGCTGGCCGACGGGAGCCTGGACCTGGCCTGTCGCCGTGGCTTCCCCACGCCCGCCGTATCCCTGTATCGGCTGAGCGGACTCAGCCGTCTGTTCCCCAAGAGCAGGCGCTTCGGCCGCTACAACATGACGTTCCTGGACCCCGACGACGAGGCCGAGGTGGACTCGGTGGTCGGGGCGTTCATGATGGTGCGGGCCGAGGCCATGGAGCAGGCGGGGCTGTTGGACGAGACGTTTTTCATGTACGGCGAAGACCTGGATTGGGCCTATCGCATTCGGCAGAAGGGGTGGAAGGTATACTACAACCCCGCCGTAACGGTGCTTCACTACAAGCGGGCGGCCAGCCGCCACAGCCGCCGCGCCCAGTTTGAGTTCCAGCGCGCCATGTACATCTTCTACCGCAAGCACTATGCGGCCAGCACCAACCGCGTGCTCCATTTTCTCATCCTGTGTGGGCTTGTCCTGCGGGGCGGGCTTCCCATGCTGCGGGAGATTCTGGGCAGGCCCCAGGCCGCGACAACGAAGGAGACGCCCGCATGA